From one Shewanella sp. GD04112 genomic stretch:
- a CDS encoding ion transporter, whose product MTDKTPWSLRSLGNPSPFEFAMMLLSLLSVIIVLVMTFGRLDKETYRLLFFIDTTICMIFMVNFFVGLFRARDKVFYLRHHWIDFIASIPAIEALRIARVFQILRVIRLIRMSRSYLIPLIKQRKQATLASLLVAMVTILTFASIIILIVESGTEGANIQTAEQAIWWALVTISTVGYGDFYPVSTAGHIVGGIVIVSGVSFFGVISGYMASVFVAPDESERQERQDAHKAEIKSELEMALARMEENQRQMEQNQAQMLAKIAELKQALEAQKN is encoded by the coding sequence ATGACAGATAAAACCCCTTGGTCGCTCCGCTCTTTGGGTAATCCATCTCCCTTCGAATTCGCCATGATGCTGTTGTCGCTGCTCTCGGTCATCATAGTGTTAGTGATGACCTTTGGCCGCCTCGACAAAGAAACCTACCGATTACTGTTTTTTATCGATACCACGATTTGCATGATTTTTATGGTTAACTTTTTCGTTGGCCTGTTTCGCGCACGCGATAAAGTTTTTTATCTGCGCCACCATTGGATCGATTTTATCGCCAGTATTCCCGCCATCGAGGCGCTGCGCATCGCGAGGGTATTCCAAATTTTGCGGGTAATTCGTTTAATCCGCATGAGTCGCTCCTACCTTATTCCCTTGATAAAGCAGCGTAAACAAGCCACCCTCGCCAGTTTACTAGTCGCTATGGTGACCATTTTAACCTTCGCTTCTATCATCATTCTGATTGTCGAAAGTGGTACCGAAGGTGCCAATATCCAAACCGCTGAGCAGGCCATTTGGTGGGCCTTAGTGACGATTTCGACCGTGGGTTATGGCGATTTTTATCCCGTCAGCACCGCAGGGCATATTGTGGGCGGTATAGTGATAGTCAGTGGCGTGAGCTTTTTCGGGGTGATTTCGGGTTATATGGCCTCGGTATTTGTCGCCCCCGATGAAAGCGAGCGCCAAGAACGTCAAGACGCCCATAAGGCAGAGATTAAAAGCGAACTCGAAATGGCGCTTGCCAGAATGGAAGAAAACCAGCGGCAGATGGAGCAGAATCAGGCACAGATGCTGGCCAAAATTGCCGAGTTAAAACAAGCATTAGAAGCCCAAAAGAATTAG
- a CDS encoding CYTH and CHAD domain-containing protein gives MNAEIELKLFFLPKLQESLINKLDSLPNATPQGKRRLSNGYFDTPGLQLRQWDMGLRVRGFDGHKEQTIKTAGQVVGGIHSRPEYNVTIEADSPNLSLFPANIWPANADLASVQAALGCVFHTDFYRCAWHVSLGDSLIEVALDTGDITANGQHEALCELEFELLSGDASALLTLATQVADSVPVRLGKASKAQRGYRLAGQSKPLTLSALEFLPLPVPEDLNLHQPHQQDLTATCQVLLETALERWQLLEAMIAEEQDNEAVIALWWRMRACIRLLRMTLSQFSLANTTLMQHFTLIESQLVFIEEAQALAALLGSQKGLFTRHDARQALMQQLQLQFEAMDISGRLDSLWQSVEYGQLQLAIVEILLALSAGKIELPAELGLSQHADHAQEASWQAVLAAMPSDKTMTAEDYLQCAALLDESIQVGQAYGLLYEAKSRDAFRAPWQDLVLGIRTLACYQQLTQAGQTLGIDLSDWLEAKQQSLLFAMEASRQNAMTQTTYW, from the coding sequence ATGAATGCAGAGATAGAATTAAAACTGTTTTTCCTCCCTAAGCTTCAAGAATCCTTGATAAATAAGTTAGATAGCCTGCCAAACGCCACTCCGCAGGGAAAGCGCCGCTTAAGCAACGGTTACTTTGATACACCCGGATTACAATTACGCCAATGGGACATGGGGTTAAGGGTGCGTGGGTTTGATGGTCACAAAGAGCAAACCATTAAGACGGCGGGGCAAGTGGTGGGCGGGATCCATTCTCGTCCCGAATATAACGTCACCATTGAAGCCGATAGCCCAAATTTAAGCCTCTTTCCCGCCAATATCTGGCCCGCCAATGCCGATTTAGCCTCAGTGCAAGCGGCGCTGGGCTGCGTATTTCATACTGATTTTTATCGCTGCGCTTGGCATGTGAGTCTCGGAGATAGCCTTATCGAGGTAGCCTTGGACACGGGGGATATTACCGCCAATGGTCAGCATGAAGCCCTCTGCGAACTCGAATTTGAGCTATTGTCGGGGGATGCCAGTGCCTTATTAACCTTGGCGACGCAAGTGGCCGATAGCGTTCCTGTTCGTTTAGGTAAAGCCAGTAAGGCGCAGCGCGGCTATCGACTCGCGGGGCAATCTAAACCGTTAACCTTAAGTGCACTGGAGTTTTTACCACTGCCCGTGCCTGAGGATCTCAATCTTCATCAGCCCCATCAACAGGATTTAACGGCTACCTGCCAAGTATTACTGGAAACTGCGCTCGAACGTTGGCAGTTGCTCGAAGCCATGATTGCCGAAGAACAAGATAACGAAGCCGTCATTGCCCTGTGGTGGCGGATGCGCGCCTGTATCCGTTTATTACGGATGACGCTGAGCCAGTTTAGCCTCGCTAACACTACTTTGATGCAGCACTTTACTCTGATTGAATCCCAGCTGGTGTTTATTGAGGAGGCACAGGCCCTAGCGGCCTTGCTGGGCAGTCAAAAAGGCTTATTCACTCGGCACGATGCCCGTCAAGCCTTGATGCAACAACTACAGCTGCAATTTGAGGCCATGGATATCTCTGGGCGGTTAGACTCACTCTGGCAAAGTGTTGAATACGGTCAATTGCAGTTAGCGATTGTCGAGATCCTATTGGCGCTCAGCGCGGGTAAAATAGAGCTGCCCGCAGAGCTTGGATTATCCCAGCATGCTGATCATGCGCAGGAAGCCTCATGGCAGGCGGTTTTGGCTGCGATGCCAAGCGATAAGACCATGACAGCCGAGGATTATTTGCAGTGCGCGGCGTTACTCGATGAGAGTATTCAAGTCGGGCAAGCCTATGGGCTTTTGTATGAGGCAAAATCCCGCGATGCCTTCAGGGCACCTTGGCAGGATTTAGTGTTAGGGATTAGAACCTTGGCCTGTTATCAGCAATTAACGCAGGCGGGGCAAACCCTTGGCATCGACTTAAGCGACTGGCTTGAGGCTAAGCAGCAAAGCTTACTCTTTGCGATGGAGGCGTCGAGACAAAACGCGATGACGCAAACGACCTATTGGTAA